In the Oceanivirga salmonicida genome, TTAATTTGCAACAGCCCCTTCATCTGCTAAATATTCCCTTAATGATAATTTTGTTAATAATGATTTGCTGTATTTTTCAACAAACATTTCATTAGGGGTTTTATTTTTATATTTTTTCTTTATTAAACATTTATATTACTAATGACTTCATACAAATCTTCTTGTTTAATATCTTCTAAATTCATACTTTTAGGATATACTTTTCTTAATATTCTATGTATATTTTCTATTCTTGCTTTTTGATTTGGTTTTCCTGCTTCACAGTAAAATATATTAGTTCTTGCGGTGTCTTATATTGTATTTTATATCCTAACAAAAATTGTATACTTGGTATGAATAAAGTCATAATATATCCATTTGTTCCTTTTCTTCCACATACTAAATCCATTTCCACTATATTAGCTTTAGGATTTTCTTTCATATATTTTAAAAAATCTTCATATTCTTTATTTTTAAGTATTTCTTTTCTTGATAAATATTGTATAGTTTCTTTTTTATCTATCTCTTTTTTCTTTCTTTTTATTTTTTTCTTATTATATCTTATATAGCCTTTATTTATCCAAGAATAAACCGTTGTTTCACTAACTATAGCATATCCTTCTTCTCTTAGAGAAGATAATACATGATGCATAGTTTGCCCTAATTTTAATCTTTTACCTATTTCATCCATCAAATCAAATCTATATTTTATATTTTTTAAAACAGTATTAGATGATGTTTTTAATTTATCATAACATGATTGTGCATATATTGATTCATAAATTATATAATCTTATAGACAATTATTCTTTAAATATCTAGTACAACCATTACATACTTTTACACCTGTTTTTAATATATTACATGGATGTTTTTTAATTAATACTTTATCAGCTTCTTTTTTATTCAAATTTACTGCTCTTTTATTTTTTATTAATTGTTTGTATTTTTTTATTTCTCTAGATACTGTTGAAGGATTAATTTTAAGTATATTAGCTATTTC is a window encoding:
- a CDS encoding helix-turn-helix domain-containing protein, translating into MDLKTRFEIEFALKENKSIREIANILKINPSTVSREIKKYKQLIKNKRAVNLNKKEADKVLIKKHPCNILKTGVKVCNGCTRYLKNNCL